GCACCGCGCCGCTGTCTCTTTCGGCCTTCACCGCCGAGAGCCGCTTGAGCTGCAGGTCGCGGCCCTCCGCGTCGAGCTCATAGGTCACGACATCCGGCTCGGGCTCATCAGTCACGAATCGGTTGACCCCGACGACGGGACGGGTGCCGGCTTCGATGTCCTGATGCATCCGGAAGGCTTCGTCGGCGATCAGCCCCTGCAGATAGCCGTCCTCGATCGCGCTGACCATGCCGCCGTGCCGATCGAGGTCGTCCATGATCTCGACGATGCGGGCCTCGGTGGCGTCCGTGAGCGCCTCGACAAAATAGGAGCCGCCCAGCGGGTCGGCGACGCTGGCCACACCGGTTTCGTAGGCCAGGATCTGCTGGGTGCGCAGCGCCAGCGTGGTGGACTCCTCGGTGGGCAGCGCGAACGGCTCGTCCCAGGCCGCGGTGAACATCGACTGGACGCCCCCCAACACCGCCGCCATCGCCTCGTAGGCGACCCGCACCACGTTGTTATGTGCTTGCGGCGCATACAAAGACGCACCGCCGCACACGCAGCCGAAGCGGAACATCGACGCCTTGTCCGTCACCGACTTATCCGGGGCCCCGTAGCGGTCCCGCACGATCGTCGCCCAACGTCGCCGTCCCGCACGGTATTTGGCGATCTCTTCGAAGAAGTCCCCGTGCGTGTAGAAAAAGAACGAGATCTGCGGCGCGAACTGGTCGATCGTCATCCGGCCCCGTTCCACCACGGTGTCGCAATAGGCGACACCGTCGGCCAGGGTGAACGCCATTTCTTGCACCGCGGTGGCTCCCGCGTCCCGAAAGTGCGCCCCGGCCACCGAGATAGCGTTAAATCTCGGAACCTCGGCCGCGCAGAACTCGATAGTGTCGGCGATCAGCCGCAGCGACGGCTCCGGCGGCCAGATCCACGTCCCGCGCGAAGCGTACTCCTTGAGGATGTCGTTCTGAATGGTCCCGGTGAGCTTCGCGCGCGGAATGCCCTTTTTCTCGGCGGCCGCAACGTAAAACGCCAGCAGGATCGCCGCCGTGCCGTTGATCGTCATGCTCGTGCTGATCTTGTCCAGCGGGATGCCGTCGAACAGGATTTCGGCGTCCGCCAGGGTGTCCATCGCGACGCCGACCCGGCCGACCTCCTCACCGAACTCGGGGTCGTCGGAGTCGTATCCGCACTGGGTGGGCAGGTCGAGCGCCACCGACAGGCCCGTCCCACCCTGACCCAGCAGATAGCGGTAACGACGGTTGGATTCCTCGGCCGTACCGAAGCCGGAGTACTGCCGAAATGTCCACAACTTGCCCCGGTAGCCCGACGCGAAGTTGCCGCGCGTGAAGGGAAATTCCCCGGGAGGCGGCGGTTCGGCGGCGACGTCCGCCGGCCCGTAGACGGGCCGCAGCGGGATCCCGGACGGCGTCTGAGCAGCGTTATCCATCGATGAATAACGTACTTGCAAAAAAAGAGAATGCCAATACCATAGCGCTGACCTGCCGGAATAGCGCGTTGCGCCGCCGAGCCTAGGCGCGGCAGAGGATCTCGCCGTGGGGTATCGACAACCATCCGTCGGGAGCCGCGGCCCAGGCGCGCCATGCCGCGGCGATCTCCTCGAGCTGCGCGGGAGTGGCCAGGCCCAACGCCAGCAGCTCACGCGCCACGCCAGAGTGCAGGATGCGGTCGGCCCACATTCCGCCCCACCATTCGCGGGTCGCCGGCGTCGCGTAGCACCAGAGGCTGCCCGTCGGGGTGACGTCGTCGAAGCCGGCCTCCAGGGCCCACGACAGTAGCCGCCGGCCGGCATCCGGTTCGCCGCGGTTGGCGCGCGCCGCCTTGTCATAGAGGTCACGCCACAAGTCCAACGCGGGCAGCCGCGGATACCAGATGAAGCCCGCGTAGTCGGCGTCTCGGGCCGCGACGACGCCGCCCGGCCGACACACCCTCCTCATCTCCCGTAGCGCCCGCACCGGATCGGCGACGTGTTGCAACACCTGGTGGGCGTGGACGACATCGAATGCGTCGTCGGGGAAGTCGAACTTGTGCACGTCGGCGGTCGCGAACGAAACGTTAGGCAGGCCGCGCCGCTGGACCTCGGCGCGGGCCACGTCGAGGACATCGGCGAACAGATCGACGGCCATCACCGTCCCGGGCGCGACGCGGGCGGCCAGGTCGGCGGTGATCGTCCCTGGACCGCATCCGATGTCCAGCACCGATAGTCCCGGCTTCAGGTGGGGCAGCAGGTAGGCCGCGGAATCCTCGGCGGTGCGTCGCTGGTGGCCGCGGAGCACCGACTCGTGATGCCCGTGCGTGTACTTGGCCGGACGTTCGTCGTTCACGGTGCGAAGCTTACCGGGTGGCTCAGAATATGAAATATTTGTCCCAAAATACGAGACAGCTAGTCCACCGGGACGTTGAGGATCGGTCGGTCGACGGCGGCACCGGGACCGTCGAAATGCCACCACTCTCCGGAGTAGGGGGTCAACCCGCCGTACTTCATGGCGTCCCGCAGCCGGGCCCGGTTCGCCTGGGCATCGGTGCTGACGCCCTGGGTCGCGAAAGCCGTTGCCCGCGAAGAGAAGTCGTCGAAGTCGGTGCCCATGTCGGCCAGGCACAACCCATCCACCTGCCGCTCGCGCGGGCACTGCCCTTGCACGCCGGTGAATGTCACGTCAACCGAACGCCCGGACTCGTGGCTGTGCGCATAGGGGCCCGGGCGGGCCACCCAGGCCGGGTTGGGGACCGCGTTGAACAACTTGACCTGAACGTCGTGCGGCCGGTAGCAGTCCCAGAACACCAGCACGTGACCCTGCGGCCGCAGCGCCGTCGCGGCCGCCGCCAGCCCCGGCGCCATGGATTGATGGACCAGGCATCGGGCGTCCGAGGGATACAACTGTGTGCCGGTGAAATTGTTGGTCGTCGCGTAGCGCAGGTCGATGATGGCGTCGGGGACCACGCTGCGAACGTCGACGAATCCCGCCGCGTGCGCCGCGTCGCTGACGGGCGGCACGTCGGGGCTGGCTTGCGCGGCCGCGCCACCGCACACCGCTGCCAGGCCGACGGCGATCACGACGACCCACAAACGACGCATCTGGCCATTGTCCCGGTTCCGCCTCGATCGACGGGCTAGGAGATGTCGCCGTCGACGTAGCGCTGCAGGTTGGGTGCCAACGCCGCCACCACCTCGTCGTCGGGCATCGACGCGATCGGCTCGATCTTCCAGACATAGCGCAACAGCGCAAAGCCGATCAGCTGGCTGGCGACCAGGCCGCTGCGGCGCAGCCGTTCATCCTCGTCGTCGCCAAGGGTGGACCCGCCGATCAGGCCGCGTTCCACGATCAGCCTTAGCTTTTCCCGGGTTTTGGCTTCGTGGGCGGCGGTCAGCACCACCGCCCGCAGCGCGGGACCAACGTCCTCGTCACCCCAGGCGTCCAGCACGTTGCGGATCAGTTGCCTACCCAGATCGGCCCTCGGCGTGGCCCACGTCTTGGCGACGGAGTCGAGCCACTTCTGCGGTGGGGCGGTGGCGGCATCGAGCAGGCCCTCCTTGGAGCCGAAGTAGTGGTAGATCAGCGCCGGGTCGACGTCCGCGGCGCGGGCGACGGCCCGGATCGGCGTGCCGGCCCAGCCGTGTTCGGCGAATTCGCCGCGAGCCGCGGCCAGGATGCGCGCCGCCAGCACGCCACGCTCATCGCGCGGGCCCGGCGGGATCGATCGCTTCGCCACGGCCTCACCATACCGCGGAATTTCATCTTGCGTTGAGACTAGTGTCAACGTAGCGTGAGACTATGACGAAGAGGCTCAACGGCCCGCAGACCACCGGACGCCAATACCGGAACCTCAGCGAGCCGCGGTACGCACAGCGCAGCGACATCAACACCGCGATCGAGATGCGTGACGGCACAAGGCTTTTGGCCGATATCCACCGGCCCGTTTCCGAAGAGCGTTTCCCGGCGCTGCTCGCCGCCTCGCCGTACCCGCGGCAGATGCAGGACCTCGGCGCCCCGGCCGGATTCATCGAGGCCGGCGTGACGGACTTCTGGGTGCCGCGCGGCTATGTGCACGCCATCGCCAACCTGCGCGGCACCTGCGGCTCCGACGGCACGTTCAACTTCTTCGACGCTCAGGAACGCCAGGACGTGTACGACCTCGTCGAATGGGTCGCGGCTCAACCCTGGTGCGACGGCAACGTCGGCATGATCGGCATCAGCTACTTCGCGATGACCCAACTCGAGGCCGCCGTCGAGCGGCCGCCGCACCTCAAGGCGATCTTCCCGCTGGCCGTGACGGCGGATTTGTACGAAGGCGCCAACCACCACGGCCTGTTGAGTTCGTCGTTCCTCACGCCGTTCCTCGCGATGATGGGCCTGACCTCCGACCGCAGCGACAAGCTGTGGCGCAGCAAGCCCGTCGGTGTGGCCCGCCGCGTGCTGAACACCCCACGCGTGCATAAGAAATTCGAGACCGCCAACGGCGAGGCGGCGGTGACCATGCTGCGGCAACTTCTCCGGCTGCCGCACAACCCCCACCCATGGGACGAGCTGTGGCTACAGGCCGCGGTCAAACACCCCACCCGTGACGAGTGGTGGGAGGAGCGAAACCTGTTGCCGCTGCTGAAGGAAATCGACATCCCGGTCTACCTCGGCTGCGACTGGGAAAACGTGCCGCTGCACCTGCCGTCGACGTTCGCCTCGTGGAAAGCGCTGTCGGACAACGGATCTGTGCGGATGGGCATGCTCGGCAAGTTCGGGCTGACGTGGCCGTGGGAGAGCATGCACACCGAGGCGCTGGCCTGGTACGACCACTGGCTGAAGGGCCACGACACCGGGATCACCGACGGACCACCCATCCGGTACTTCCTGCCGGGCGCCGACGAGTGGCGCACCGCGGACTCGTGGCCGCCGTCGCAAGCCCCGCATCGGGAACTCGCCCTGCGCGCCGACGGCACGTTGAGCGACGACGAGGGCGAGCCGGGCGGCCGCGAATTCATGGTGCTGGGTGCGGGTTTGGGCCGCGCCAAGCCCAGTCCGATCGATCCGCCCTCGACGCTGACCTGGACCGGTGAACCGCTGGGTGAGGACCTGGACGTGGTGGGCGACGTCGAGCTGCGACTGGTCGCCTCGGCGACGGCGATCGACACCGCCTGGATGGCGATGCTGCAGGACGTGGCTCCCGGCGGCGAAGCCACCGATGTGACCGCGGGCTGGCTGCGGGCCAGCCTTCGCGAGGTCGACGAGGCGGCCAGCCGTCCCGGGGCGCCGGCGTTGCCGTGCCGCAATGCCCGGGCGATACCGCTGGGCGAGGACGTCGTGTACCGAATCCCGTTGGTGCCCAACGCTCGACGGTTCAAGTCCGGCCACCGCGTTCGGCTGGTGCTCACCGGCGACGACCAGGACCCATCGGCGCCGGCGATCATGAACTTCCGGCATGCCAGCGTCGGTACTTCCAGCCTGAACACCGTTCGCTCGTCGTCACGGCTGCTGATCCCGGTGCTCGCGTAGCCTTACTCATGCCGCGCGCGAATAAGGTCGACTGGCGAGTGGTAACCGCACGGCGTTTCGTCGCGGCCGTCGTCGTCGCGGTGTCGGCCGCGGGCTGTGGATCGGCGCGGGCGGCCGGCCCGCACACCATCACGCTGACGCTGGTGCGGCATGCCCAATCGGCGGGCAACGCCTCGGGCGTGGTCGACACCTCGACCCCCGGCCCGGAGCTCACCCCCAGAGGGTGGTGTCAGGCGACGCTCGCGGCCGGGCAGCTGAGCGCCAACCACTACGACGGCGTCTACGCCTCCACCATGATCCGCACCCAGGAAACGGCCACGCCGACGGCGCAAGCGCTGGGAGAACCCGTCAACGTGCTGCCCGGGTTGCGGGAGATCGAGGCCGGCCAGTACGAAGGCACACCCGAATCCAACGTCCCGCAGACCTACTTTGCCGCGCCGCAGCGGTGGTTGCACGGTGACCGCAGCGCGCGGATCCCGGGCTCGGTGGACGGCAACGAATTCGAAGCGCGGTTCGACGATGCCGTCCGACACATTTACGACAGCGGCGAACAGAACCCGGTCGCGTTCTCGCATAGCGCGGCGATCATGCTGTGGGTGCAGATGACCGTGCATAATCCCGACCGGTCGTTGCTGGCCAGCAAGCCGCTGCCGAACCTGGGCCGCGTGGTGGTGACCGGAAGTCCCTCCGACGACTGGACGCTGACCGAATGGGACGCCGATCCTCCGCCGTGCTGACCGTAGCCGAATGGCCTGTCGAGCGGAGCGGCGAACTCAGCCGCCCAAGCGTTGCGACAGCGACTTTGGCCGGTCGGTGATCTTCACGTCTTGGCCCGCGCCGGCCGCCATGGTGGCGGCCTCACCGCGAGCCAGGCCCACCGTCGCGACGATCACCAGCACCGCCGCCACCGCCAGCACAAACCACTCCCCGCCGCCGGCCTCCAGCGTCTCGCCGAGCACAACGATCCCAAGCGCCCCGCCCACCACCGGCTTGGCGACGATGATCGTCGGCAGGGAGGCGGTCAGTGCGCCGGCACGGTAAGCCGATTGGTGATAGATCATTCCGGCCACCCCGCAGAACACCCAGCCGTACAGCTCGGGTGTGTGCCACAGCTGGCCGGCGCCGTGTTCGACGATGTCGACAATGCCCTTCATCAGCACCGAGAACACCGCCAGTAGCGAACCGGCCACCGCCGCCAGCAGCACCGCCGCTGCCGGTCGCTTAGACCAGATGCGGGCGCCCAGCAAACACAATCCCAACGCCGGACCCAGCACGACGGCCACGACGATCCACGTTTGCAGGGGTGCCCGCTGCTGGCCGCCCGTCGGATCCCCGACCGCGATGACCACCGCCAACGCCACGGCCAGCACGACCGCCCACGTCCACTCCCGGCGGGTCACCGGATGACGGGTCACCCGCGCATAAATGGGCAGGGCGAACAGGAGCGCCGTCACCTGCAGCGACATGACCAACAACACCGAGCCCTTGTCGAGGGCCGCGGCAAGTAACACGTAACTGGCGATGTCTCCGAGGCCGCCGAGCCACCAGCGGGTGTCGCGCAACAACATGCCGAACAGCGTCAGGTGGCCGACGGGTTTGTCGGTGACCTCCTGCGCGGACCGCTGACGGATCACATTGCCGATCGCGGATGCCAGCGCGGCGCACAAGGCGAGAAGCGCAGCCATATCCGTACGCGACATGGGTGACCTCCTCACCGACCCCACTAATCTAGCCGCGATCCGCCGGACGGCCGCCGGGTCGCAGCGCCCCGACGTTTCAGAACGGAAATTTGGTGCCGGTGAGCTGTTCGGACAGTTCCCAGAGTGCGGCGGCGGAGGTCGCGCGCTTGGCCGGCCAATTGCGCCAGGTCGGCTGGGTACGGCCATACAGGCCAAATCGCGGACCGGCGAACGTGTTGCCGGGCAGATCCTGCGACACCGCGTATAGCGTTTGCCGGGCGCCGAAGTCGGCATCGGTGGACACGACATGGGTGAGGGCCCGGATCAGCGCGTCGCCCAACTTGCGGCCGGAGTGGCCTTGCAGGTTGGTGTGCGAGTAGCCGGGGTGGGCGGCCAGCGCCCGCAGTGGCGAGCCGACGCTGTCCAGGCGCCGCTGCAGCTCGCTGGTGAACAGCAGGTTGGCGAGTTTCGACTGGCCGTAGGCCAGCCACGCCGAATACGGCCG
The nucleotide sequence above comes from Mycobacterium malmoense. Encoded proteins:
- a CDS encoding methylmalonyl-CoA mutase family protein, translated to MDNAAQTPSGIPLRPVYGPADVAAEPPPPGEFPFTRGNFASGYRGKLWTFRQYSGFGTAEESNRRYRYLLGQGGTGLSVALDLPTQCGYDSDDPEFGEEVGRVGVAMDTLADAEILFDGIPLDKISTSMTINGTAAILLAFYVAAAEKKGIPRAKLTGTIQNDILKEYASRGTWIWPPEPSLRLIADTIEFCAAEVPRFNAISVAGAHFRDAGATAVQEMAFTLADGVAYCDTVVERGRMTIDQFAPQISFFFYTHGDFFEEIAKYRAGRRRWATIVRDRYGAPDKSVTDKASMFRFGCVCGGASLYAPQAHNNVVRVAYEAMAAVLGGVQSMFTAAWDEPFALPTEESTTLALRTQQILAYETGVASVADPLGGSYFVEALTDATEARIVEIMDDLDRHGGMVSAIEDGYLQGLIADEAFRMHQDIEAGTRPVVGVNRFVTDEPEPDVVTYELDAEGRDLQLKRLSAVKAERDSGAVQSTLAALSRAAEGTDNLMHKLIDCANAYCTIGEMVSALKAVWGEFQQPVVF
- a CDS encoding methyltransferase domain-containing protein: MNDERPAKYTHGHHESVLRGHQRRTAEDSAAYLLPHLKPGLSVLDIGCGPGTITADLAARVAPGTVMAVDLFADVLDVARAEVQRRGLPNVSFATADVHKFDFPDDAFDVVHAHQVLQHVADPVRALREMRRVCRPGGVVAARDADYAGFIWYPRLPALDLWRDLYDKAARANRGEPDAGRRLLSWALEAGFDDVTPTGSLWCYATPATREWWGGMWADRILHSGVARELLALGLATPAQLEEIAAAWRAWAAAPDGWLSIPHGEILCRA
- a CDS encoding M15 family metallopeptidase encodes the protein MRRLWVVVIAVGLAAVCGGAAAQASPDVPPVSDAAHAAGFVDVRSVVPDAIIDLRYATTNNFTGTQLYPSDARCLVHQSMAPGLAAAATALRPQGHVLVFWDCYRPHDVQVKLFNAVPNPAWVARPGPYAHSHESGRSVDVTFTGVQGQCPRERQVDGLCLADMGTDFDDFSSRATAFATQGVSTDAQANRARLRDAMKYGGLTPYSGEWWHFDGPGAAVDRPILNVPVD
- a CDS encoding TetR family transcriptional regulator, whose protein sequence is MAKRSIPPGPRDERGVLAARILAAARGEFAEHGWAGTPIRAVARAADVDPALIYHYFGSKEGLLDAATAPPQKWLDSVAKTWATPRADLGRQLIRNVLDAWGDEDVGPALRAVVLTAAHEAKTREKLRLIVERGLIGGSTLGDDEDERLRRSGLVASQLIGFALLRYVWKIEPIASMPDDEVVAALAPNLQRYVDGDIS
- a CDS encoding CocE/NonD family hydrolase — protein: MTKRLNGPQTTGRQYRNLSEPRYAQRSDINTAIEMRDGTRLLADIHRPVSEERFPALLAASPYPRQMQDLGAPAGFIEAGVTDFWVPRGYVHAIANLRGTCGSDGTFNFFDAQERQDVYDLVEWVAAQPWCDGNVGMIGISYFAMTQLEAAVERPPHLKAIFPLAVTADLYEGANHHGLLSSSFLTPFLAMMGLTSDRSDKLWRSKPVGVARRVLNTPRVHKKFETANGEAAVTMLRQLLRLPHNPHPWDELWLQAAVKHPTRDEWWEERNLLPLLKEIDIPVYLGCDWENVPLHLPSTFASWKALSDNGSVRMGMLGKFGLTWPWESMHTEALAWYDHWLKGHDTGITDGPPIRYFLPGADEWRTADSWPPSQAPHRELALRADGTLSDDEGEPGGREFMVLGAGLGRAKPSPIDPPSTLTWTGEPLGEDLDVVGDVELRLVASATAIDTAWMAMLQDVAPGGEATDVTAGWLRASLREVDEAASRPGAPALPCRNARAIPLGEDVVYRIPLVPNARRFKSGHRVRLVLTGDDQDPSAPAIMNFRHASVGTSSLNTVRSSSRLLIPVLA
- a CDS encoding histidine phosphatase family protein; this encodes MPRANKVDWRVVTARRFVAAVVVAVSAAGCGSARAAGPHTITLTLVRHAQSAGNASGVVDTSTPGPELTPRGWCQATLAAGQLSANHYDGVYASTMIRTQETATPTAQALGEPVNVLPGLREIEAGQYEGTPESNVPQTYFAAPQRWLHGDRSARIPGSVDGNEFEARFDDAVRHIYDSGEQNPVAFSHSAAIMLWVQMTVHNPDRSLLASKPLPNLGRVVVTGSPSDDWTLTEWDADPPPC
- a CDS encoding DMT family transporter; translated protein: MSRTDMAALLALCAALASAIGNVIRQRSAQEVTDKPVGHLTLFGMLLRDTRWWLGGLGDIASYVLLAAALDKGSVLLVMSLQVTALLFALPIYARVTRHPVTRREWTWAVVLAVALAVVIAVGDPTGGQQRAPLQTWIVVAVVLGPALGLCLLGARIWSKRPAAAVLLAAVAGSLLAVFSVLMKGIVDIVEHGAGQLWHTPELYGWVFCGVAGMIYHQSAYRAGALTASLPTIIVAKPVVGGALGIVVLGETLEAGGGEWFVLAVAAVLVIVATVGLARGEAATMAAGAGQDVKITDRPKSLSQRLGG